One Mesorhizobium loti genomic window carries:
- a CDS encoding transposase IS4 family protein, with amino-acid sequence MAVKRTGQLSLVEGFLGDKLSGGSSPLDRLSGLVKWYRFEKLLNPLRDGGPGRAAWPPLVLFKALLLQSLYGLSDRELEEALGDRLSFRRFAGLGLGESIPDHTVLSRFRNLLVGEGLLEKLFGELDRQLEKAGVILKRGTMLDATLIDAVSAPPTAERPSKDADARVTTRQGKGGFTFGYKAHVGVDEGSGIIRTVITTPANVNDTVMADDLIRSDEKTVWADAAYDTHARRARLKAEGKKVRIARRPNKHHPELPLRLKRYNRLIARRRAAVETTFATLKNRMKLTAIRYVGLAKASAQVTMAAIAFNMRRWAAITG; translated from the coding sequence ATGGCGGTGAAGCGGACAGGTCAGTTGAGTCTGGTGGAGGGATTTCTGGGCGACAAGCTGTCTGGTGGCTCCTCGCCGCTCGACCGGTTGTCTGGCCTTGTGAAGTGGTACCGCTTCGAGAAGCTGCTTAACCCTCTGCGCGATGGCGGACCGGGTCGGGCGGCTTGGCCGCCGCTGGTGCTGTTCAAGGCACTGCTGCTGCAATCGCTTTATGGGCTGTCGGATCGCGAACTTGAGGAGGCGCTCGGCGACCGGCTGTCGTTCCGGCGTTTTGCCGGGCTTGGGTTGGGAGAGAGCATTCCCGACCACACGGTGCTCTCGCGCTTTCGCAATCTGCTTGTCGGTGAAGGGCTGCTAGAGAAGCTGTTTGGCGAACTCGACCGGCAGCTGGAGAAGGCCGGCGTGATCCTGAAGCGCGGCACGATGCTGGATGCAACGCTGATCGATGCAGTCTCAGCGCCGCCGACAGCTGAGCGGCCTTCGAAAGATGCGGACGCCCGTGTCACCACGCGGCAGGGCAAGGGCGGTTTCACTTTTGGCTACAAGGCCCATGTCGGCGTGGATGAGGGCTCTGGCATCATCCGCACGGTGATCACCACACCGGCCAACGTCAACGACACGGTGATGGCCGATGACTTGATCCGCAGCGACGAGAAGACGGTGTGGGCCGATGCCGCCTACGACACGCACGCCCGGCGTGCCCGGCTCAAGGCCGAGGGCAAGAAGGTGCGCATCGCGCGCCGCCCCAACAAGCATCATCCGGAGCTGCCGTTGCGGCTCAAACGCTACAATCGCCTCATCGCCAGGCGTCGGGCGGCGGTGGAGACCACCTTCGCCACGCTCAAGAACCGCATGAAGCTGACCGCGATCCGCTATGTCGGACTGGCCAAGGCGTCCGCCCAAGTGACGATGGCGGCGATCGCCTTCAACATGCGCCGATGGGCCGCCATCACGGGATAG
- a CDS encoding AsnC family transcriptional regulator, translating to MSFAILWDKHPNMALDIDEIDRKLLSELQRDGTLSVDQLSERVALSRNACWRRVKRLEEDGVITGRVALVDADKLGLGLSVFILIRTSNHDPDWLQKFRAAVTGFPEITGVYRMSGDLDYVLRARVADVKAYDRLYQRLIAKVALSDVSASFVMEEIKETTVVPMARS from the coding sequence TTGTCTTTTGCCATTTTATGGGACAAGCATCCCAATATGGCGTTGGATATCGATGAAATCGACCGCAAACTGCTGAGCGAATTGCAACGTGACGGCACGCTGTCGGTCGACCAGCTATCGGAACGGGTGGCCCTGTCGCGCAATGCCTGTTGGCGGCGCGTCAAACGGCTGGAGGAGGATGGCGTCATCACCGGCCGCGTGGCGCTGGTCGATGCCGACAAGCTCGGGCTCGGCCTTTCGGTGTTCATCCTGATCCGCACGTCCAACCATGATCCCGACTGGCTGCAGAAATTCCGGGCGGCGGTGACCGGCTTTCCCGAGATCACCGGCGTCTACCGGATGTCAGGCGACCTCGACTATGTCCTGCGCGCCCGCGTCGCCGATGTGAAGGCCTATGACCGGCTCTACCAGCGGCTGATCGCCAAGGTGGCGCTGTCGGATGTGTCGGCCTCCTTCGTGATGGAGGAGATCAAGGAGACGACGGTGGTTCCGATGGCCAGGTCATAG
- a CDS encoding transcriptional regulator — protein MARQSLREKLLDAGFRTIWDSGYAAAGVRDIVAAADARPGSFTNHFASKEAFAGEVLDRYFAYVGGLVEVALAQDGTPPIGRLRRYLDLITSKLEAHEWARGCMIGNLSLETAVHSEPLRLQLVAIFERWRQPFAACIAEGQAAGDITKTFEAEDLADFLLSSWQGAMLRMKVERSPEPLERFKKIIFSTVFAKETTP, from the coding sequence ATGGCTAGACAATCACTCCGCGAGAAACTCCTCGACGCCGGGTTCCGGACCATCTGGGATTCAGGCTATGCCGCCGCCGGCGTGCGCGACATCGTTGCCGCCGCTGATGCCCGGCCGGGATCCTTCACCAACCATTTCGCCTCCAAGGAGGCGTTCGCCGGCGAGGTGCTGGACCGCTACTTCGCCTATGTCGGCGGGCTGGTCGAGGTGGCGCTGGCGCAGGACGGCACGCCGCCCATCGGCAGGCTGCGCCGCTATCTCGATCTCATCACCTCGAAGCTCGAGGCGCATGAATGGGCGCGCGGCTGCATGATCGGCAATCTCAGCCTCGAGACCGCGGTGCACAGCGAGCCGCTGCGTTTGCAGCTCGTCGCCATCTTCGAGCGCTGGCGCCAACCATTCGCCGCCTGCATCGCCGAAGGCCAGGCAGCCGGCGACATCACCAAGACCTTCGAGGCCGAGGACCTCGCCGACTTCCTGCTGTCGTCCTGGCAGGGCGCCATGCTGCGCATGAAGGTCGAGCGCAGCCCCGAACCCCTCGAGCGGTTCAAGAAAATCATCTTCAGCACAGTGTTCGCAAAGGAGACGACCCCATGA
- a CDS encoding dihydroxy-acid dehydratase — protein sequence MPAYRSRTTTHGRNMAGARGLWRATGMKDSDFGKPIIAVVNSFTQFVPGHVHLKDLGQLVAREIEKAGGVAKEFNTIAVDDGIAMGHDGMLYSLPSRELIADSVEYMVNAHCADAMVCISNCDKITPGMLMASLRLNIPTVFVSGGPMEAGKVVLAGKTQALDLVDAMVAAADDKISDEDVKVIERSACPTCGSCSGMFTANSMNCLTEALGLSLPGNGSTLATHADRKRLFVEAGHLIVDLAQRYYEQDDETALPRSIASKGAFENAMTLDIAMGGSTNTVLHILAAAHEGEVDFTMEDIDRLSRRVPVLCKVAPAKSDVHMEDVHRAGGIMAILGQLDNAGLINRELPTVHTASLGEALDHWDISRTSSQNVRDFFLAAPGGVPTQVAFSQDRRWDDLDLDREKGVIRSAETPFSKDGGLAVLKGNLAVDGCIVKTAGVDESILKFTGPARVFESQDASVKAILSNEIKAGDVVVIRYEGPRGGPGMQEMLYPTSYLKSKGLGKACALVTDGRFSGGTSGLSIGHASPEAAEGGTIGLVQEGDTIEIDIPNRTIRLAVSDAELEARRAAMVAKGALAWKPEEKRKRKVTTALRAYAAFATSADKGAVRHVPE from the coding sequence ATGCCTGCCTATCGCTCCCGCACCACCACCCATGGCCGCAACATGGCCGGCGCCCGCGGCCTCTGGCGCGCCACCGGCATGAAGGACAGCGACTTTGGCAAGCCGATCATCGCGGTGGTCAACTCGTTCACCCAGTTCGTGCCGGGCCATGTGCATTTGAAGGACCTCGGCCAGCTGGTGGCGCGCGAGATCGAGAAGGCCGGCGGCGTCGCCAAGGAGTTCAACACCATCGCCGTCGACGATGGCATCGCCATGGGCCATGACGGCATGCTCTATTCACTGCCGTCGCGCGAGCTGATCGCCGACTCCGTCGAATACATGGTCAACGCCCACTGCGCCGACGCCATGGTCTGCATCTCCAATTGCGACAAGATCACCCCCGGCATGCTGATGGCCTCGCTGCGCCTCAACATCCCGACCGTGTTCGTCTCCGGCGGGCCGATGGAAGCCGGCAAGGTGGTGCTGGCCGGCAAGACGCAGGCGCTCGACCTGGTCGACGCCATGGTCGCTGCGGCCGACGACAAGATCTCCGACGAGGACGTCAAGGTCATCGAGCGTTCGGCCTGCCCGACCTGCGGCTCTTGCTCGGGCATGTTCACCGCCAATTCCATGAACTGCCTGACCGAGGCGCTCGGCCTGTCGTTGCCCGGCAACGGTTCCACGCTGGCCACCCACGCCGACCGCAAGCGCCTTTTCGTCGAGGCCGGCCATCTCATCGTCGATCTCGCCCAGCGCTATTATGAGCAGGACGACGAAACGGCGCTGCCGCGCAGCATCGCGTCGAAAGGCGCCTTCGAGAATGCCATGACGCTCGACATCGCCATGGGCGGCTCGACCAACACCGTGCTGCATATCCTGGCCGCCGCCCATGAGGGCGAGGTCGACTTCACCATGGAAGACATCGACCGGTTGTCGCGCCGGGTTCCGGTGCTCTGCAAGGTGGCGCCGGCCAAGTCCGACGTGCACATGGAGGACGTTCACCGCGCCGGCGGCATCATGGCGATCCTCGGCCAGCTCGACAATGCCGGGTTGATCAATCGCGAGCTGCCGACCGTGCACACGGCCAGCCTCGGCGAGGCGCTCGACCATTGGGACATCTCCCGCACCTCCAGCCAGAATGTCCGCGACTTCTTCCTCGCCGCGCCCGGCGGCGTGCCGACACAGGTCGCCTTCAGCCAGGACCGCCGCTGGGACGATCTCGACCTCGACCGCGAGAAGGGTGTCATCCGCTCGGCGGAAACGCCGTTCTCGAAGGACGGCGGCCTTGCCGTGCTGAAAGGCAATTTGGCGGTCGACGGTTGCATCGTGAAGACGGCCGGCGTCGACGAGTCGATCCTGAAATTCACCGGCCCGGCGCGGGTGTTCGAAAGCCAGGACGCCTCGGTGAAGGCCATCCTCTCCAACGAGATCAAGGCCGGCGATGTCGTCGTCATCCGCTATGAGGGCCCGCGCGGCGGCCCCGGCATGCAGGAAATGCTCTATCCGACCAGCTATCTGAAGTCGAAGGGCCTGGGCAAGGCCTGCGCGCTGGTCACCGACGGCCGCTTCTCCGGCGGCACGTCTGGCCTGTCGATCGGCCATGCCTCGCCGGAAGCCGCCGAAGGCGGCACGATCGGGCTGGTCCAGGAGGGCGACACGATCGAGATAGACATCCCCAACCGCACCATCCGTCTCGCTGTCAGCGACGCCGAACTTGAAGCGCGCCGGGCGGCGATGGTGGCCAAGGGTGCCCTGGCCTGGAAGCCCGAGGAAAAGCGCAAGCGCAAGGTGACAACGGCGCTGCGCGCCTACGCCGCCTTCGCCACCAGCGCCGACAAGGGCGCGGTGCGGCACGTGCCGGAGTGA
- a CDS encoding glycine/D-amino acid oxidase, deaminating: MAAAKQVIVIGAGIIGASIAWHLTRAGARVTVVSESGAGGVATPNSFAWINASWGNPEIYFRLRIRAMAEWKRLANELPGLPLAWCGGLCWDLPADRLEAYAAEHSSWGYGIERVDAKRAAQIEPNLVEPPEFAVYVAEEGVAEPVATARALLADAERHGARVVAGTVSALVQTNGRTTGVDTSYGLIAADEVVIAAGVGAPAIAATAGIKLPIETPPGLIVHSRPYKKLLNGLVHADRLHMRQTAEGRIIAGSDFAGGDPGMDAEATARALFAVTKAALRGAEGLELDFHTIGYRPNPIDGFPIIGRAEGMDGLYVAVMHSGITLAPAVGLFATREILDGERDPLLAPYGLSRFAQ; this comes from the coding sequence ATGGCTGCGGCGAAACAAGTGATCGTCATCGGCGCCGGCATCATCGGCGCCTCCATCGCCTGGCATCTGACCAGGGCAGGCGCGCGGGTGACGGTCGTTTCCGAAAGCGGCGCGGGCGGTGTCGCAACGCCCAATTCCTTTGCCTGGATCAACGCCAGCTGGGGCAACCCCGAAATCTATTTTCGGCTGCGCATCCGCGCCATGGCCGAATGGAAACGGCTGGCGAACGAGCTACCAGGGCTGCCGCTCGCCTGGTGCGGCGGGCTGTGCTGGGATCTGCCGGCCGACCGGCTCGAAGCCTATGCGGCCGAACATTCTTCCTGGGGCTACGGCATCGAACGCGTTGACGCCAAACGGGCGGCGCAAATCGAACCCAACCTCGTCGAACCGCCCGAATTCGCCGTCTATGTCGCGGAAGAAGGCGTCGCCGAGCCGGTTGCGACGGCCAGGGCCCTGCTCGCGGATGCCGAACGGCATGGCGCGCGGGTCGTTGCCGGCACGGTCTCGGCGCTGGTCCAGACCAACGGCAGGACGACCGGCGTGGACACATCGTATGGGCTGATTGCCGCCGACGAGGTGGTGATCGCCGCCGGTGTCGGCGCCCCTGCTATTGCGGCGACGGCGGGCATCAAGCTGCCGATCGAAACGCCGCCCGGGCTGATTGTCCATTCGCGGCCATACAAAAAGCTGCTCAACGGACTGGTGCACGCCGATAGGCTGCATATGCGACAGACAGCCGAGGGCCGCATCATCGCCGGCTCGGATTTCGCCGGCGGCGATCCCGGTATGGACGCCGAAGCGACCGCCCGCGCGCTGTTCGCGGTCACGAAGGCAGCATTGCGCGGCGCCGAGGGGCTGGAACTCGACTTCCACACCATCGGCTACCGCCCCAATCCGATCGACGGCTTTCCGATCATCGGCCGCGCCGAGGGCATGGACGGCCTCTATGTCGCGGTCATGCATTCCGGCATCACGCTGGCGCCGGCCGTTGGTCTGTTTGCCACCCGCGAAATCCTCGACGGCGAGCGTGATCCGCTGCTGGCGCCATATGGGCTGTCGCGCTTCGCTCAATAA
- a CDS encoding peptide chain release factor 3, which yields MPETIPEEVARRRTFAIIAHPDAGKTTLTEKLLLFGGAIQLAGEVKAKKDKIQTRSDWMKIERERGISVVTSVMTFEYEDNVFNLLDTPGHEDFADDTYRTLSAVDSAVMVIDAAKGIEPRTLKLFEVCRLRDIPIITFVNKMDRESRDPFEILDEIEQKLALDTAPITWPIGRGRTFSGTYHLALNAVRKGDDEKERTPVNGPDSNRVAGLLPENEREAFIEELELAREACRPLDIDAFREGHLTPVYFGSALRNYGVRDLIEALGAFGPPPRAQEADTRTIEATEDKMTSFVFKIQANMDPNHRDRIAFVRVCSGKLERGMKAKLVRTGKPMSLSAPQFFFARTRVTADEAFAGDVVGIPNHGTLRIGDTLTEGEEILFRGVPNFAPEILRRVRLGDAMKAKKLKEALHQMAEEGVVQLFSPEDGSPAIVGVVGALQLDVLKERLNFEYTLPVEFEMSRFSVCRWISADDKAETLRFIEAHRGDIARDLDNDPVFLAQHAFSLNYEAERWKAIRFATIKDYQVRDKAA from the coding sequence ATGCCCGAAACAATACCAGAGGAAGTGGCGCGCCGCCGCACCTTCGCGATCATCGCGCACCCGGACGCCGGCAAGACGACGCTCACCGAGAAGCTGCTGCTGTTCGGCGGCGCCATCCAGCTTGCCGGTGAGGTCAAGGCCAAGAAGGACAAGATCCAGACGCGCTCGGACTGGATGAAGATCGAGCGCGAGCGCGGCATTTCGGTCGTCACCTCGGTGATGACCTTCGAGTATGAGGACAATGTCTTCAATCTGCTCGACACGCCCGGCCACGAGGATTTCGCCGACGACACCTACCGCACACTGTCGGCAGTGGACTCGGCCGTCATGGTCATCGACGCCGCCAAGGGCATCGAGCCGCGCACGCTGAAACTGTTCGAGGTCTGCCGGCTGCGCGACATCCCGATCATCACCTTCGTCAACAAGATGGACCGCGAAAGCCGCGATCCGTTCGAGATTCTGGACGAGATCGAGCAGAAGCTGGCGCTGGATACGGCCCCCATCACCTGGCCGATCGGCCGCGGCAGGACATTTTCCGGCACTTATCATCTGGCGCTGAACGCGGTGCGCAAGGGCGACGACGAGAAGGAGCGCACGCCGGTCAACGGGCCCGATTCCAATCGCGTCGCCGGGCTGCTGCCGGAAAACGAGCGCGAGGCCTTCATCGAGGAACTGGAGCTCGCGCGCGAAGCCTGCCGTCCGCTCGACATCGACGCCTTCCGCGAGGGCCATCTGACGCCTGTCTATTTCGGCTCGGCGCTGCGCAATTATGGCGTGCGCGACCTGATCGAGGCGCTTGGCGCCTTCGGCCCGCCGCCGCGGGCGCAGGAGGCCGACACTCGCACGATCGAGGCGACCGAGGACAAGATGACCTCCTTCGTCTTCAAGATCCAGGCCAATATGGACCCCAACCACCGCGACCGCATCGCTTTCGTGCGCGTCTGCTCGGGCAAGCTCGAGCGCGGCATGAAGGCCAAGCTGGTACGCACCGGCAAGCCGATGAGTCTGTCGGCGCCGCAATTCTTCTTCGCCCGCACCCGCGTCACCGCGGATGAAGCCTTTGCCGGCGATGTCGTCGGCATTCCCAACCACGGCACGCTGCGCATCGGCGACACGCTGACCGAGGGCGAGGAGATTCTTTTCAGGGGCGTGCCGAACTTCGCGCCGGAAATCCTGCGGCGCGTGCGCCTCGGCGACGCAATGAAGGCGAAAAAACTCAAGGAAGCGCTGCACCAGATGGCCGAGGAAGGCGTCGTGCAGCTGTTCTCGCCCGAGGACGGCTCACCGGCCATCGTCGGCGTCGTCGGCGCCCTGCAGCTCGACGTGTTGAAGGAGCGGCTGAACTTCGAATACACGCTGCCTGTCGAGTTCGAAATGTCACGGTTTTCGGTCTGCCGCTGGATATCGGCCGACGACAAGGCCGAGACGCTTCGCTTCATCGAGGCGCATCGCGGCGACATCGCCCGCGACCTCGACAACGACCCGGTGTTTTTGGCCCAGCACGCTTTCTCGCTGAACTACGAAGCCGAACGCTGGAAAGCGATCCGCTTCGCCACGATCAAGGACTATCAGGTCCGCGACAAGGCGGCGTAG
- a CDS encoding 3-demethylubiquinone-9 3-methyltransferase, producing the protein MQKITTCLWFDDQAEEAMNFYVSIFKNSKVLSVMRWPEGHADEGKALVTTFELDGVQFQALNGGPQFKFNEAMSQSIDCKTQEEVDYFWDRLLEGGGEPSQCSWLKDRFGVSWQVVPEQLPRLLMDPDRAKAGRVMAAMMQMSKIDITKIEEAAKG; encoded by the coding sequence ATGCAAAAGATCACCACCTGCCTGTGGTTCGACGACCAGGCCGAAGAGGCGATGAATTTCTATGTCTCCATCTTCAAGAATTCGAAGGTGCTGAGCGTGATGCGTTGGCCCGAAGGCCACGCCGATGAGGGCAAGGCGCTGGTGACCACGTTCGAGCTCGACGGCGTGCAATTCCAGGCGCTCAACGGTGGACCGCAATTCAAGTTCAACGAGGCGATGTCACAGTCGATCGACTGCAAGACGCAGGAAGAGGTGGATTATTTCTGGGACAGGCTCCTCGAAGGTGGCGGCGAACCATCGCAATGCAGCTGGCTGAAGGACAGGTTCGGTGTTTCCTGGCAGGTCGTGCCGGAGCAACTGCCGCGCCTGCTTATGGATCCGGATCGGGCCAAGGCCGGCCGGGTGATGGCGGCGATGATGCAGATGAGCAAGATCGACATCACCAAGATCGAAGAGGCTGCGAAGGGGTGA
- a CDS encoding alpha/beta hydrolase fold protein, translating to MNSKADDQQADLAARRLQVPVLDSTMSYVEAGASGPTVLFLHGNPTSSHIWRNIIPHVAPFGRCIAPDLIGYGQSGKPDIDYRFFDQVRYLDAFLDALDIRDVVLVAQDWGTALAFHLAARRPRRILGLAFMEFIRPFARWEDFHQRPQAREMFKALRTSGVGEKLVLEDNVFVEKVLPASVLRTMSDEEMAAYRAPFPTPQSRKPVLRLPRELPIEGQPADVAAISEHDHRALRLSTYPKLLFAGDPGALIGPQAAKEFAAGLKNCRFINLGPGAHYLQEDHADAIGSAIAGWLPQAVQASRMGELA from the coding sequence ATGAACTCGAAAGCCGACGATCAACAGGCCGACCTCGCGGCGAGACGTTTGCAGGTTCCCGTGCTCGATTCGACCATGTCCTATGTCGAGGCCGGCGCGTCCGGTCCGACCGTACTGTTCCTGCATGGCAATCCGACCTCATCCCATATCTGGCGCAACATCATCCCGCATGTCGCGCCGTTCGGCCGCTGCATCGCGCCTGACCTGATCGGCTATGGCCAGTCCGGCAAGCCCGACATCGACTATCGCTTCTTCGACCAGGTCCGTTATCTCGATGCCTTCCTCGACGCGCTCGACATCAGGGATGTCGTGCTGGTGGCGCAGGATTGGGGCACGGCTCTGGCCTTTCATCTCGCGGCAAGGCGGCCGCGGCGCATTCTTGGCCTCGCCTTCATGGAATTCATCCGGCCCTTCGCGCGCTGGGAGGATTTCCACCAGCGTCCGCAAGCCCGCGAAATGTTCAAGGCGCTGCGCACGTCCGGTGTCGGCGAAAAGCTCGTCCTGGAAGACAATGTCTTCGTCGAGAAAGTGCTGCCGGCCTCGGTGCTGCGCACGATGAGCGATGAGGAAATGGCCGCCTATCGGGCGCCGTTCCCGACGCCGCAGTCGCGCAAGCCGGTACTGCGCCTGCCCCGGGAATTGCCCATCGAGGGCCAGCCCGCCGACGTTGCCGCCATCAGCGAGCACGATCATCGGGCGCTGCGTCTGTCCACCTATCCGAAACTGCTGTTTGCGGGTGATCCGGGTGCGCTGATCGGGCCGCAGGCGGCAAAGGAATTCGCGGCCGGGCTGAAAAACTGCCGCTTCATCAATCTCGGACCCGGCGCGCACTATCTGCAGGAGGATCATGCCGACGCGATCGGCAGCGCGATCGCCGGCTGGCTTCCGCAGGCCGTCCAGGCGAGCCGCATGGGCGAGTTGGCCTGA
- a CDS encoding amidase, which translates to MDIAFSSTTELAAAIAARKISAVEALDAHLAQIDSHNAAINAVISLDREGAYERAEKADAALARGATPGPLHGVPFTLKDTHETAGMKTTVGFPPFADYVAQQDSPVVARLKAAGGVLIAKTNVATMLSDWQSNNPLFGRTGNPWNLERTAGGSSGGAAAAVAAGMTPFDVGTDMQDSIRLPAAFCGVYGLKPTEHRVSLAGAFPDPGGAARSVRLMSCLGPLARGVDDLSLIYQIIAGPDGRDTDLAPMLVETMPKLDLKALRIAFAPSFPGLPVAGEIGAAVESLARQLQSAGVIVEEAKLPKLDLHDDLTQGGALIGMMMEAAQPEPPEQPTSVSRWFEALGRRDKSILAWDQFFENWDALLCPVAMTTAFPHCAPGTPIEVDGKEQSYWMLPACGAVFNYSGHPALSMPCGEDRDCLPIGLQLVGKRWSEARLLGVAAAIEPLAGGFRRPQAY; encoded by the coding sequence ATGGACATCGCTTTCTCCTCGACAACCGAACTCGCCGCCGCCATCGCCGCGCGAAAAATCTCCGCCGTCGAAGCACTCGACGCCCATCTGGCGCAAATCGACAGCCACAACGCGGCGATCAACGCCGTCATCTCGCTCGACAGGGAAGGCGCGTACGAGCGCGCCGAAAAAGCCGACGCGGCACTCGCGCGCGGCGCCACGCCCGGACCGCTGCACGGCGTTCCCTTCACGCTGAAGGACACGCACGAAACCGCCGGCATGAAAACCACGGTCGGTTTCCCGCCCTTCGCCGATTATGTCGCACAGCAGGACAGCCCGGTCGTCGCCAGGCTGAAGGCGGCCGGCGGTGTGCTGATCGCCAAGACCAATGTCGCGACCATGCTGTCCGACTGGCAGTCGAACAATCCGTTGTTCGGCCGCACCGGCAATCCATGGAACCTTGAGCGCACCGCCGGCGGCTCCAGTGGCGGTGCCGCTGCGGCTGTGGCGGCTGGGATGACGCCCTTCGACGTCGGCACCGACATGCAGGATTCGATCCGGCTGCCCGCCGCCTTCTGCGGCGTCTACGGCCTCAAGCCGACCGAACACCGTGTCTCGCTGGCCGGCGCTTTTCCCGATCCAGGCGGCGCTGCGCGCAGCGTGCGGCTGATGTCGTGTCTCGGGCCGCTGGCGCGCGGCGTGGACGATCTGTCGCTGATCTATCAAATCATCGCCGGGCCGGACGGACGCGACACCGATCTCGCGCCGATGCTGGTCGAAACCATGCCGAAGCTCGACCTCAAGGCACTGCGCATAGCCTTCGCGCCGTCCTTCCCGGGTTTACCGGTGGCCGGCGAGATCGGCGCAGCGGTCGAAAGTCTGGCAAGGCAGCTACAATCGGCCGGCGTGATCGTCGAGGAAGCGAAACTGCCCAAGCTCGACCTGCACGACGATCTTACTCAGGGCGGCGCGCTGATCGGCATGATGATGGAGGCCGCGCAGCCCGAACCGCCGGAGCAGCCGACTTCCGTCTCGCGCTGGTTCGAGGCGCTCGGCCGGCGCGACAAATCCATTCTCGCCTGGGACCAGTTCTTCGAAAACTGGGATGCGCTGCTTTGCCCGGTCGCCATGACCACGGCCTTCCCGCATTGCGCGCCGGGCACGCCGATCGAGGTCGACGGCAAGGAGCAAAGCTATTGGATGCTGCCGGCCTGTGGCGCCGTCTTCAACTACAGCGGCCATCCGGCACTCTCGATGCCGTGCGGAGAAGATCGCGACTGCCTGCCGATCGGCCTTCAATTGGTCGGCAAACGCTGGTCGGAGGCGCGACTGCTTGGTGTCGCGGCGGCCATCGAGCCGCTCGCCGGCGGCTTTCGCCGACCGCAGGCTTATTGA
- a CDS encoding glutamine amidotransferase, protein MCRWAAYLGEAVFLEDILTAPCHSLIAQSHCAQEAKSPTNGDGFGLAWYGDRPEPGLYRDILPAWSDPNLKSLCRQIKSGLFLAHVRASTGGATSRMNCHPFISGRWSFMHNGQIGGFEKIRRALENSLSDAVFDQREGTTDSELFFLLMIDEGLAGDPQGAVSRATSRVLEASRRAGLEPTLKLTAAFSDGQALHAVRYATDAHAPTLYTSSLRKGGGRCIVSEPFDREGGDWQAIPPSSFVTMTGDGIAIRPFAPAAAKLALVG, encoded by the coding sequence ATGTGCCGGTGGGCGGCCTATCTCGGTGAAGCGGTCTTTCTCGAAGACATTCTGACCGCGCCCTGTCACTCGCTGATTGCCCAGAGCCATTGTGCCCAGGAAGCCAAGTCGCCGACCAATGGCGACGGTTTCGGCCTCGCCTGGTACGGCGACCGGCCGGAGCCTGGCCTCTACCGCGACATCCTGCCGGCCTGGTCCGATCCCAATCTGAAGAGCCTGTGCCGGCAGATCAAATCCGGCCTGTTCCTCGCCCATGTGCGCGCCTCGACCGGCGGCGCCACCAGCCGCATGAACTGCCATCCTTTTATCTCGGGGCGCTGGTCGTTCATGCATAACGGCCAGATCGGCGGCTTCGAAAAGATCCGCCGCGCGCTGGAGAATTCGCTGTCCGACGCCGTCTTCGACCAGCGCGAAGGCACCACCGATTCCGAGCTCTTTTTTCTCCTGATGATCGACGAGGGATTGGCTGGCGACCCGCAAGGCGCGGTCTCGCGCGCCACCAGCCGCGTCCTCGAAGCCTCGCGTCGCGCCGGCCTCGAACCAACGCTGAAACTCACCGCCGCCTTCTCCGACGGGCAGGCGCTGCACGCGGTGCGCTACGCCACCGACGCCCATGCGCCGACGCTCTACACCTCCTCCTTGCGCAAGGGCGGCGGCCGCTGCATCGTCTCGGAGCCGTTTGATCGCGAGGGTGGCGACTGGCAGGCGATCCCGCCATCGAGCTTCGTCACCATGACCGGGGATGGGATCGCTATCAGGCCTTTTGCTCCGGCCGCGGCGAAGCTGGCGCTGGTCGGGTAA
- a CDS encoding Type 1 capsular polysaccharide biosynthesis protein J, which translates to MSLASIFTSHPAKVGETYFGHMAFAAWFSSRLLMAAGAALVHAFLPFLFETTASRIVRELYERTHNRGTHATKGPAALPDRA; encoded by the coding sequence ATGTCGCTCGCAAGCATCTTCACCTCCCATCCGGCCAAGGTCGGCGAAACCTATTTCGGCCATATGGCCTTTGCCGCCTGGTTCTCCTCGCGCCTGCTGATGGCGGCCGGCGCCGCGCTTGTTCACGCTTTCTTGCCATTTCTCTTCGAGACTACCGCCAGCCGAATCGTCCGCGAGCTTTACGAGCGGACGCACAACAGAGGCACACACGCGACCAAGGGGCCTGCGGCTCTTCCGGATCGCGCCTAG